tTGTCATCctttactttgtttctttatttcaatattagatttaattttataaaattaaatattaaatttcaatttttaaatattaataaatttttattaattatgaaaattattaaataacaaaaactaatagttttaatcaatatttgatagtgtctaatatttaatcattaAGGTATGCCGACGCcaacttagttttaatcaatatttaatagttttaatcataaataaatcatataacacgatttattctgaaataaatatgcatctaatgtaagactaatataatATTCGTCTgtttatttgaaaacaatcaaaactacctagaaaatttcaacaaaaatacttctatataaaatttttagtagtatcaaatttttagttaacttcataatatttaatcacaagcaattataacaaccgaacgaaggctaaatagaatagctcttatttttccatcatgattaatacggagtattatttttctgtacttcttcaatttagctgaatattatattaaataacgaaaattaatagttttaattaatatttatattgtccatgaattaatagttttaataaaaaaatttattgatatttaaaaatctaaatttaaaatttaattttataaaattaaatttaatattgaaacaaagaaacaaagtgaaggatggcaaaatggaagaagaatgataaatttaaaataatatcagatttagtacatcactgaaataatatcagatttaaaatgttaaatgtgtaaaaagaccaaattgctcAAATGCTCAAAAGAGTATTTTCGTATAAAAATATGTCAAAAAGACCAAATTTGAGATAAACCCCAAGTCTAGggatgtctgacgatatttttaaagttcagtgACTATGGACGATATAAACTCATAGTCCAGGGAcgatttttgtagttcactcttttaaaAAATTCGCATGTCCCATCCGATATTCTGAAAGGTCAGTAAATTTAATCACAAATTCCAAAATTTAGACTTTTTTTCTAAAATCTCTCCACTCAAAAATACTAGAATTAAGGTTGAAAATTAACttgataaaattcaaaattcaagtTAATAATTGGTGCAATATGCCGAGGTTTTATATATGAAGTCAATCGAAACATCTGGAGACTCTTGCACTGAAACGCAGGCAAAGCTAAAACCACAGCAAAAATTCGCGAATCCCGCTTCCGTACAACAATGGCGAAAGTCCCCTCTAAGCATTCTCGCGATCAGCCTCCGGTACCAATTTCCCCTATTGATTCCACTTCAAATTTTagctattttgtttttttgcttCAAGTTTTTATGCCGTCGAGTAAGGGATGCtatattcttttgttttttgtgAGGATTACTCGTTTGATTTTCCACCATTATCTCAGATAAGTTCCGGTTTAAGTCCTGGTACCGGAAATATTAAGAAACAAAAATTCctgtttgatgttttcttttacaGAGTACGAAATTACTGGCTTTCATTATATTCTTGTTCTTGAACTTTCTATTTCGATGTCTTACTCAGCAGGACGTCGAGGGGCTTTTGAATAACTTACAGGACTGGGAATTGTCTTTTAAGGAGAAAGATAAGAAACTGAGAATGGATGCTTTTGGAAGGGGAAAGCTGGTAAGTACATTGCCCAAGATTAATTATTTGCCTAGCAGattctggtttgctggttgtATCTTTACGATTAATCAGGATATGGATTCATTGAGGTCTCTAAGTTTTCTAAGACTCTTTGAAATTTCCGATGGTTGTTGAATTTCTTTTGGATTGGATAGTGATGGAGAACTATATAACTTGGCATCAAAGGTGAGAATGTGGGCTATGGAACTTAATCTCAATCATCATTTATGGATCTACAACCTCTTTTATAACCTTAAATTAttgtttggcatttgttctccTAGCTTGTTTGGGATCTGGCTGCTAGGGTTGCTAATGCTAATAAGAGTCTAAGATCAATGAGATGAGCATGTGTATTCTTGTAACATattcaagatataaatatcgCAACAGCTCTTGGAAAAATTTGTTAGGAGAATATACTTGTTTAGAAATTATCGTAGAGATGTACCTAAATGTCTGGACtttatagttaaataaattTGATCTCATGTCACAAGACTCACAACTCACATTGTCCTTGACCACACATTACTTGAGTATACTCTCTGACCATCTTTCATGCTGTTTTCTTGCATCTTTAAAAAGGATCGTGATCCTCCAAGTCAATCAAGTCAAAATAATTCTAGACTTTCTGATAACACTAGAGTTAACGGAAGACAGACAAAAGTTAAAACATCCTCTTCTGACAATAAGGATACCATGGGACAGCATGATTATGTAAAAAAATATGAGGCACTTAGTCGACTACCAAGCGGAGTCTCATTTGAGGAGGGTGTTGTTGATGCTAATTCTGAGAAAGAATTGGTATGATCTTTCTCTTTATCGGTCATGCTTTTATTAATTGCATTGTGCTCTTGAGTTATTTATTTGCTCCTTTCTATTTTGGTTTTTAGGGTAATGATTTTTTTAAGCAGAAGAAATTCAATGAAGCAATAGACTGCTACTCTCGTAGCATTGCACTATCACCAACTGCAGTCGCTTATGCCAACAGGGCAATGTCATACATCAAAGTTAAGAGGTACTTTAATTTATGTTGAAGTTTGTTAAGTCCATAGATAACTAGATATACATCAGGAAGTCCCCATTAAAAGTGTGGCCTTTTTATCTGGCAATAGATTCTTGGATGCCGAAAATGATTGCACTGAAGCTTTGAATTTAGATGATCGCTACATAAAAGCATACTCTCGGCGATCAACTGCTAGAAAAGAACTCGGGAAACTCAAGGATTCTATTGATGGTAgaatcttcattttttttactctaatGGTCTTTACTCCCTTATATGTAACTGACCCTTTTGTAGTGACACATAGATGTTGAATTTGCTTTAAGGTTGGAACCACAAAACCAAGAGATCAAGAAACAGTATGCGGAATGCAAAGCTTTGCTTGAAAAGGTAGATTTATTATTTTGCTGACTTAGATTTTTGTAATATTACTCCGATGCTGGCTATGTCATATATGAGACTCGCATCGGAGCAATATTATTTTGCTGACTCGCATAAAGTACAGATGTTATTTCTAAGTAGTACCCAATGTGTTAAGCAGCATAATTTCTTGTATTCGTTGTGTGAATTTGAGGTTTTCATGAATCATGATAATATTACCTACAGTGGCTATTAAATGAACAAGACTTGGTGCTATGTTATCTGGTAAAAAGCCAATGCAGCAGGTGATAGTCTGATCTTTGTGTACCATGAGTACTAGCCATAAGAGCAAGGTCAGAAAATATAGTCCTAAACTGATGGAAGCAAAAGATTTCAGAACAAGCTAGGTTTATTCTTCCTTTTCAGTTAACCCCTATTGAACATTCGAGTGATATTGTACTTATGGCCTGCCGGGTATTGAAATTTTGAAGTCGTAATGCTAAAGTTTGTCAATAATTGTACAAGTACTTAGTAGTTTCTCGTGTTATCTTTCagttaattttgttttgttttaatttgtcCATGTTTGAGTATGATTGAGAAGGATACTAATCTAAACCATTATCAGGCCAAATCTGCCCATCAGAATAATGGTATCAATAGGTGTATATTGTAGTGACACATAtacaaatatgaaaatataaatgtGGTACTTTAACATTATCAGTTTACTTCTGGAGTATACATCTCGCTACTTTCTGTTTTCCTTGTTCTTTGGTTATTTACCTTTTTGTTGTGTTTTCAACTTTAGGAGATTCTGAAGAAGGCATCTGGGGCATTAGTAGCAGGACCATCGAACGGAGCACTCCAAGAGAAGGTAGGGATTGACAAGAAGAAATCTGCAACAAGTTCCCCTGCTAGAAGAGTGCCTAAGGTTGTTGAAGATGATTCCAAGGTTTGAACTCGACCgtgataaattttaattttgttttcatatCAATATTCTATATTTAAAGATTCTGAGCAAAGGATACCTAAATTTCATGTAAGTTTTAGTGAGCTGCTTAGGTCATTGTATACAATATACTGATGTGGTATATATTGTACTTGGATGTGGGGATAGAATACATTTGGATATTCTACCCTGGTAGTTAGTAGATGTTTGCTGAAGCTGTATTTGCCTCTGAAACTTGTTTGGCAGGCTAATATTAAAGAAGTTTCAAGTCAGGCATCTGCGGAGAACAAAGAAAACAGTATTCTAAGTAATGAATCTCATGTTGGTGCTGTCTCAGAGTGCGCTAAGGTCTGAAGATGAGGTCTTGCTTTCACGAAAATTTCAATCTTTTGCAATAAGCTTTTGCATATTCTTTGATATTTTCATTCGTAAATTTTTATGCTGAATATTTGCATGTTATTGAGAACAACATTGCTGTATCCTTTTGCATGTGGTGGAATCTAATGGACAATAATGGTGGAAAAGGACAAATTCTTTTTCTCCTGATATAGCAAAAATAGGgagttttttttgtttctgaTGTTTCCTTCTTCATTAATTGATGTGCGGGTTTGAGCATACTTCATTCCACTCTTAATGGAATGTGGGTGTAAGGAAATACTGTCAGAAAAAAGGGCAGTGGCCTAATTAGAGAAGCCCTGTTTTTGTATAACCTCAGTCCGATATCTGAAAGAACGTGATAATTTCAAAACTGTTTTTATGCTTTAAAActtaacattacaacataatgGTACTATAGttcaaaacaaaagaaaagctTGTCATGATAATATTAGTTAGTTGCTGTTCATCTTGAGGTGAGCAATTGTTGAGTAAATACTTTTGTTTTGCATGCTCAACTCTTTGTATAATGTTGCTGCAGTGTCAATATGACGTACCCTGCTATGACTCTTAGTCACTGCTTTTCATTCAAACTTTTCACAGGGGAAAGTCCAAAACAAGCTGGAGCTGAGGGCATCTGTGCAAGAGCTTGCTGCAAAAGCAGCTGCTCTGGCAAAGACCGAAGCTGCAAAAAACATTGCTGCACCAACTTCAGCTTATCAATTTGAGGTTTCTTGGCGAGGACTGTCTGGTGATCGTGAGTTACAGGCTCGCTTATTGAAGGTGTgaaatttcatttcattatttCCGAAAGCTTTTTTTTAGTCCTGAGCTTAAGCTTGTGACCCCGTTGTTAATCAGGCTACTTCACCAACTGCATTACCTGGGTTGTTTAAGCATGCATTGTCAGCTCCAATACTAATTGATGTCATTAGGTGCATTGCCACCTTTTATATGTAAGATGCTAACCTCTCAGTAATACAAGGTGGAAGCTCTCCTTTTATTCAATGACGACATGGATATTGTTTTACTTTTTGGCTATAGGGAAGAGATGGCATTAGGTATTGAATACTTGCAAAGTTTTTCCAAAGTCCCAAGATTTGATATGATCATCATGTGCCTTTCACCAGCGGATAAGGCTGGTACGTCTTGTCTTTTATCTTCTATGGTATCTCTTACTGTCATTTAAATACAAGATTTGTTTCATCATGATGCTGTATGGAACTAATACATGTGATATCTAGAGTGAaaattcacttttttttcttcttcttttgattCTATTCATGTAAATGCACTGGTTTCTTTCTGTTGTATGAGTAGTATTTTATGTCCTTCCAGTAAATAAAAGCTTCCAGAGCTTTTCTGTTGTCTGTTTATCCCTGTTACTAGAAGTATCAGCATTTTATTTTAATCTTGCCACATATAATATCCATAACTAGCCGGCGTTTATAGCTAAGATATCAATAAGGCCCTTGATCAGTAAGTTGATTCCACTAGATACAGCTAGCAACGAAAACTAGTAAAGTAGCGCTTGATGCGGTCTTACTACAATACATTTGACAGACATATGTTTATTTGAAACAGATCTTTCTAAGATATGGAAAGAAGTCTTCAGTAAGGGAACTGCAGAATACGTGGAGATCCTCGGTAATTTGCGCCCAAAATATGGCATAAGCCATTGATGAGCATCTGCTTTTTACACCAACTCATGGCTGAACTCCATCCTGTCGTATAGAAGGCTTGGTTCACATTTTGTCGTTGATCGCGTTCGTGTAGAATGACGAATGTGACAGAAGTTGAATGATGTGATCCCAATGCATACAAGCCTGTGTAAACGCATTATATTAAAATTCGAATACACTGATTTGTGTTAGATTTTGTTGATGTGTACAGTCGACTCGGTGATGGGCGCATGGGAGAATGTATTAATCAAATGGTAAACTTCATGGTACAAATATCATGACTCTTCGTTGTTAAAATATTCTCTATCTCAAACACTACGGTGtatggtggtgttcggtttcctagataagATTGTACAaagttataatttaaaattgagttgtgagattattttagttggagggggttAGCTATAATTAGTTATTACTCCTTCCATCCTATAAGAGTGTCTATAATAAGGCAGAACAGCCACGCCATAGGCAAAAAAATCTTGTTCGCCTAGTCAGCACAATTGCAAAAACTTGTCCTGTCACACCACAgtcacaaatcacattatttataggttgtatttatagaaaaaaatgaattgggaATAGGTTGAATTTATAGAAatatattaagaaaataaaataaaataaaagttggAAATATGCTGCCGCGGCGGTCTCGCGGCGTACAATAGGGCCGCCGCGTATCCGCCGCTCCACCTTGTCCATCGCCATGTATCCGACAGTTCCTCCACCGCCGCAGCTCTTCCGTGCCCGCCCCCACAGTGGGCACtctaagaatatgcactttgggttgaacacgagttttaatgcacaattgatgaagtaagagagagatagaaagaaaaaataattaatgtctTATTAGTGGATAATGGGGTCCATCTCAATAGAGagaagagttttcaaaattgaaaaatgcatattactgtgggacagactaaaaagaaaaaacaaatgtATATATTCTTATGAGAGGGAGGAAATACATGATCATCAATATAGGATTTAGTTATGGGATTCAATTTTATGAATCAAacacactatatatttaatctTAATATATATTCTTACAAATTGCACCCTACTTTGGTTGCGAACATCTATTGTTgtcttcaaatttaaaaattgtgCAATTAACCCCTTCTCTAGGTGGGCATCCACGAACCGACTCTTTggaattttcttttaatttttgggTTAGAACAAAAATGTGAGACACGTTTTGTCGTTATCAGCGGGTATAGACACTCTTGTAAGTCACAATCCATGTCATTTTGATGTTACATTAAATTCTATCGACAATGGAGTTGGACAACGAAAAATATGGTTGGACTATTTCCAATTTTCGGGTAAGTACTAACTTTGATCTTTCAACCTTAATCCGACAATTAATCCCTAAATtacttaggccatccgcaatgggcggacgatggcacgcccgatggcgcgcatcgtccgagccattcatcgtccgcccccactgtgggtgtgtggcataggccgcaGACGATAGgcgcggcctatgcttcgggcgcgacttaaaccgcggacgatggccatcgtccgcgccatcgtccgctccattgcggacgtcgcggacgatggccatcgtccgcgacatcgtccgccccattgtgaaggccgcggacgatggcatgcggtttcgtttttttatataaatctcgtttctcattcagttgtgcatacgaacatatcgactatctctcaacatattctctctcaacatctcaacatatcgactatctctcaaCATATTCTCTCAACATTCAGttgcgttttttattatttcgcattgtaatgtattaatttttattaaatgaatgaagtttttaaaattcgtattttaaatgtattttagtttttttttttaattcgtatgtattttgtaaatattacaaaattaatgatgtggcgcgccatagggcgcgccttagggcgccccactgcaggtggagaaggaggaggataaaaatgctgacgtggcgcgccttagggcgccccactgctgatggtctTAAGGATTTTTGAAGCAATGAATATATGGGAAAAGgattataataaaaattgaacCACATTTTATTGTAGAAGGCAGAACTACCATTTGTAGGTAACACAAATGTCTTTTTTTAgttcattttagaaaatataaatatcattttagatcGTTTTAATCATCCTTTCTAAAATGACTAAAAATAAATTCCATATTATCTAAAATGATTAGGTGTTTTGCTTATGTAATCTCCATGTTATCCTGCTCAAGGGTCTTTTATTTGCATCCGtatattttcaaataaactcCTACTATTCTCATGTTTCGTTGGCATCTCAAAccatatactaatattttaccaatacttttattttaaatttaacatTTTTGTTAATCTTTAATATTATATACTCACTCCcttccacaaaaaatagttttgTTTATCCATTTTCCCTCGTCCACTAAAATTAGTCTcgtactaaaaatagaaaactacTTCCAATTATTACTTacttttaaacttttttttcttctacattattcacatttttctttctctctcatactttacacactttatctctttctctttcatattttataaaGTTTTCATTAAATATGACTATTTTTGGGGCGTTCAACTTGAACTTTCATTTGAAGGAGAGTTTAGGCACACATGTCGCGTCTGATGTTTTGCCTTATGAGCCAGAAAGCCAAGAAGCGTAAGAGTAAGACCACCGCTACACCTTCCCCTTCCCAAAATCAAGCTGAGTTGGACTTGAGCACGAAATTTGTTGGGGAAGCAATGTTGTGGCAGACGCACTAGTTGGCTGTTGCTACGGACACTGCTTATTTGTCCGAGGTTGAGCGCGCTCACCGGAACAAAATGATTGAGGAGCTCTAGAAAAAATGAGACTTTAGTTTTAAAATTATggactttttaattttatcattgtAGTTTTtagatttaatataattttctatttttaagtaATATTAAACAgtttatctttttttaaaaattatggtTGTGAAATTGAAACGTGGAACTAGCTATATTGCATATTTTGGGAttgaaataacaaaaaattaatatagCAGTTGAAAAATAGGATAGGATTAAGAGTGCATTGAGAATGCTTTCACAAATAGAATACATCCATTTTTCTCTTCTCATGTCAACATTTTGTCCTATAAATCCATCCACCCCCAATTTTAACGTTAGCACTATTTTTAATCTTTGTGTTATCAAATAAAGTGAAATATCAATCATGCTTGGGCAATAGACTTGGTCGTCATAGTGCGGGTCAATCCCCTTATGTTGACAAAATTGGTAGAAGGCATTTGTGACCCTGGGAGTCATGGGTGTTCCTTTGAAAAACTAGGTGAGAGACAGAAATTAGAGTGAAAAGGGTGAAGATATAGGTAAAAATAAGGTATTTATGAGtggtgctaaatggccataatgtggctggccataaactggtttatttataaaaaaaatcgaaccgaTTCAGTATTAATTGTGTCACCTAAAAGTCATCAAATGTTTTGGACGATCACACCCTTTAGTTTTACTGCAATTTTTATTATCTATGAAACACCAATACttcatttttgtattttattgtgCATTTACTTCTAGTGAACGTGTCTTAACAGAAATAATACATCTATGTTCAACCAAGAGTTCCGGTTTGCTTCTCCCGACTTCGCCGGAAAATTGATCAGATCTGGCTCCAACCTCCTCTTCGCTCTCCTCCTTATTTCCGGTGACTCTCAACTCCCATCCCTTTCTCCTAAAAAGCAAAAAGTGGCCAACTTAAAATTGaagacaagaaaataaaaaatctactTTCAAGAAAAAAAGAGATTTGATTAATAATGGTGGTGATAGCCGCCAATTAAGAGTAATGGCTGGAGGGATGGAGACGGTAAGTTGCATAGTGGCAGGGAATGAAGTGTCGGGAGGTGGGGATATCAGTAATATATAAATAGTTAAttttaagttatttttttattttaaatgtttgTATGAAagtatctaaaataaataaattatgataaaattaaaactttaattaaaactaactTTATATCTCCATTTTGCAAAACTACATTGAAGAATTCTATTATTGGTAAAGGCTTATTTAGTAAAAGTACATAAACATTAAATATGTTTCTTGCCTATAATGACTATAATGCCctattatggccagccataatgtggccacatagcttttccatttatagaatgtaaaaatggaacaaaaaaaaaataaaaaaaatagaccaTCGATTTTTGCAGTGAGATCGGCAATAGCACCGATAGGAAGATTGGTTGGGGCGTGGGAGATATTGAGTTCCGCGTGAGTGGATCaagctatatggaagataactgaatcggatggatcagttagcaaatgtcgttgccacttgataaAGGGCGATCTCGCTCTCGCCAGccaaccaatgtaatttatataactcccgatttgcactactttaacagtaaagtggcaagttcgaggtcgatcccacaaagaagcgagtgtatcgagtgtgtgcgtagtgaatagggttcggctgctgccacgctttaaatttgggagttttaactactgagtTTACACTAGGCACAGAGTAAACTATCTACTGGATCAAATCACTGattactactggatcaagtaaaCGTCAAGCTGAGAATAAGAACTCAACTAACTAAGCAGAAAACATGAAACACATTGCCACTCAAC
This sequence is a window from Salvia splendens isolate huo1 chromosome 5, SspV2, whole genome shotgun sequence. Protein-coding genes within it:
- the LOC121803080 gene encoding RNA polymerase II-associated protein 3-like isoform X2, which codes for MAKVPSKHSRDQPPDVEGLLNNLQDWELSFKEKDKKLRMDAFGRGKLDRDPPSQSSQNNSRLSDNTRVNGRQTKVKTSSSDNKDTMGQHDYVKKYEALSRLPSGVSFEEGVVDANSEKELGNDFFKQKKFNEAIDCYSRSIALSPTAVAYANRAMSYIKVKRFLDAENDCTEALNLDDRYIKAYSRRSTARKELGKLKDSIDDVEFALRLEPQNQEIKKQYAECKALLEKEILKKASGALVAGPSNGALQEKVGIDKKKSATSSPARRVPKVVEDDSKANIKEVSSQASAENKENSILSNESHVGAVSECAKGKVQNKLELRASVQELAAKAAALAKTEAAKNIAAPTSAYQFEVSWRGLSGDRELQARLLKATSPTALPGLFKHALSAPILIDVIRCIATFYMEEMALGIEYLQSFSKVPRFDMIIMCLSPADKADLSKIWKEVFSKGTAEYVEILGNLRPKYGISH
- the LOC121803080 gene encoding RNA polymerase II-associated protein 3-like isoform X1, with amino-acid sequence MAKVPSKHSRDQPPQDVEGLLNNLQDWELSFKEKDKKLRMDAFGRGKLDRDPPSQSSQNNSRLSDNTRVNGRQTKVKTSSSDNKDTMGQHDYVKKYEALSRLPSGVSFEEGVVDANSEKELGNDFFKQKKFNEAIDCYSRSIALSPTAVAYANRAMSYIKVKRFLDAENDCTEALNLDDRYIKAYSRRSTARKELGKLKDSIDDVEFALRLEPQNQEIKKQYAECKALLEKEILKKASGALVAGPSNGALQEKVGIDKKKSATSSPARRVPKVVEDDSKANIKEVSSQASAENKENSILSNESHVGAVSECAKGKVQNKLELRASVQELAAKAAALAKTEAAKNIAAPTSAYQFEVSWRGLSGDRELQARLLKATSPTALPGLFKHALSAPILIDVIRCIATFYMEEMALGIEYLQSFSKVPRFDMIIMCLSPADKADLSKIWKEVFSKGTAEYVEILGNLRPKYGISH